A genomic window from Paucibacter sp. KCTC 42545 includes:
- a CDS encoding GGDEF domain-containing protein yields the protein MPDEQPFRPLTSYLIRKTTMWASICTLLLATVQGWLSYQTVTERSLARLEQVALAQAPAYAEAIWWVDIVSVRLMLEGLRRTTDIGYAEIREPSNYATTSNKREYRVAVQDGDPRCKDRCASTTAPLLRNGLQEPIGELFLTIDPRLVYLEVGRTVAAVLISSALSTCLLLVVVILVLKRDLQRPLTRLSRFVNDLAAAELTQKLDLQRPPRRHQDEIDQVDEGFQLLQGRLAQHIQTLEEKVADRTAHLAQALAELQTLSTTDALTSCRNRLYFSQQLGTEIQRAQRYQRPLSVVFCDIDHFKQVNDLHGHAAGDQLLKATGQLLRGELRVSADWVARYGGEEFVLVLPETALSDAIALAERIRRHIAEGPGIRLPDGNALKRTMSFGVAEFAADETESALLQRADHLLYEAKRGGRNRVCAAAPVVA from the coding sequence ATGCCCGACGAACAGCCGTTTCGCCCGCTGACCTCCTACTTGATCCGCAAAACCACCATGTGGGCCAGCATCTGTACGCTGCTGCTGGCCACCGTGCAGGGTTGGCTGAGCTATCAGACCGTGACGGAGCGCAGCCTTGCCAGGCTCGAACAGGTGGCCTTGGCGCAAGCGCCGGCGTACGCGGAGGCCATTTGGTGGGTGGATATCGTCAGCGTGCGCCTGATGCTCGAAGGTCTTCGACGCACAACAGACATTGGCTATGCGGAGATTCGGGAGCCGTCCAACTACGCCACGACTTCGAACAAACGCGAATACCGAGTCGCTGTTCAAGACGGCGATCCCCGCTGCAAGGATAGATGCGCCTCCACCACCGCGCCACTGCTTCGCAATGGACTACAAGAACCGATCGGTGAGCTATTCCTGACCATCGACCCTCGCCTCGTTTACCTGGAGGTGGGACGCACCGTCGCCGCGGTGCTGATTTCCAGTGCTTTGAGCACCTGCTTGCTCCTGGTCGTCGTCATCTTGGTGCTGAAGCGCGATCTGCAGCGGCCCTTGACCCGCTTGAGCCGTTTCGTGAACGATCTGGCGGCCGCCGAGTTGACGCAAAAATTGGACTTGCAACGCCCACCACGTCGGCACCAAGACGAAATCGACCAAGTGGATGAGGGCTTCCAACTGCTGCAAGGCCGCCTGGCCCAACACATCCAAACCCTGGAAGAAAAGGTTGCCGACCGGACCGCCCATCTGGCCCAGGCGCTGGCCGAATTGCAGACCCTGTCGACGACCGATGCGCTGACATCCTGCCGCAACCGTCTCTACTTTTCCCAGCAACTGGGCACGGAGATCCAACGCGCCCAGCGTTATCAGAGGCCGCTGTCCGTCGTGTTCTGCGACATTGACCACTTCAAGCAAGTGAACGATCTGCACGGCCACGCGGCAGGCGACCAGTTGCTCAAAGCGACCGGCCAACTCTTGCGCGGCGAGCTTCGGGTGAGCGCCGATTGGGTGGCCCGTTATGGCGGGGAAGAGTTTGTCTTGGTTCTGCCGGAAACTGCTTTGAGCGACGCCATCGCCCTGGCCGAGCGCATCCGCCGGCACATCGCCGAGGGACCCGGCATCCGCTTGCCCGACGGCAACGCGCTCAAGCGCACCATGAGCTTCGGCGTCGCTGAATTTGCGGCGGACGAGACAGAGTCCGCCCTGCTCCAGCGCGCCGACCATCTGCTTTACGAAGCCAAGCGTGGCGGGCGGAATCGGGTTTGCGCGGCCGCCCCGGTGGTGGCCTGA
- a CDS encoding MarR family winged helix-turn-helix transcriptional regulator — MSNDTFEVSAFVRLMALFGGAQQVLKARMQTDAELGLGPVDMAALCLCQKNPGGTQQDLVKAMGKDKGQIARLTGELEKQGLLLRTPDAQDGRVWRLSVTAEGAKKCTWFFAIEAELAHALFGEFNKTERAQLDNMLTALRGRMDEVITTLE, encoded by the coding sequence GTGTCAAACGACACGTTTGAGGTCAGCGCCTTCGTGCGCCTCATGGCTCTATTCGGCGGCGCCCAACAAGTGCTGAAAGCCCGAATGCAGACGGACGCCGAGCTTGGCTTGGGGCCCGTCGATATGGCTGCCCTGTGCCTGTGTCAAAAGAACCCGGGCGGCACCCAGCAGGATCTGGTCAAGGCCATGGGCAAGGACAAAGGCCAGATCGCCCGCCTGACCGGCGAGCTGGAAAAACAAGGCCTGCTGCTGCGTACACCCGATGCCCAGGACGGGCGGGTGTGGCGCTTGTCCGTCACCGCCGAGGGCGCCAAAAAGTGCACGTGGTTTTTCGCCATCGAGGCCGAGCTGGCACACGCACTGTTCGGGGAATTCAACAAGACCGAGCGCGCCCAACTCGACAATATGCTGACTGCGCTGCGGGGCCGCATGGACGAGGTGATTACCACTTTGGAGTAA
- a CDS encoding DUF2798 domain-containing protein, translating into MNTPTKKSSSRRGLPQIPPALILLPTVALLLSAVMTWANVGFGELFLPRWARGFVTCLLVLPMVLVLLGILEKRVEVLFTTLSKFARTVLVSMLAALMIESILALALTLISGAGSSEFAGLWWMAFSRSLPVGVLIGLFMGFYMKPRLDRLRVAAQG; encoded by the coding sequence ATGAACACTCCGACGAAAAAGTCTTCCTCCCGCCGCGGCCTTCCGCAAATCCCGCCGGCTTTGATCTTGCTGCCGACGGTGGCCCTGCTGCTTAGCGCCGTCATGACCTGGGCCAATGTCGGCTTTGGTGAACTCTTCCTGCCGCGTTGGGCGCGAGGTTTTGTGACTTGCCTCTTGGTGCTGCCTATGGTTCTGGTGCTGCTGGGTATTCTGGAAAAACGGGTGGAGGTTTTGTTCACCACCCTGTCCAAGTTCGCGCGCACCGTGCTGGTCTCCATGCTGGCGGCGCTCATGATTGAAAGCATCTTGGCTTTGGCGCTGACCTTGATCAGTGGAGCGGGCAGTTCTGAGTTCGCAGGGCTTTGGTGGATGGCTTTCAGCCGTTCATTACCGGTGGGTGTGCTGATCGGCTTGTTCATGGGCTTTTACATGAAGCCACGCTTGGATCGCCTGCGAGTGGCCGCCCAAGGCTGA
- a CDS encoding ankyrin repeat domain-containing protein: protein MSQSLPSRPDLGQLRRQARELLRAWQAGDHLALQRAAPYHLPAPPRLSQAHLVLAREHGFASWPQLIKAVEQRPQLDEAVWLAQLLNLAIGEGFTRPQPERAQAWLGQDHRPSLQTALLTGDLAALRQLLKPAQLLQPVAPLQAPPIAWVCFSSLARLPVYRPGLLACLDWLLAQGADANAGVLDPEAGEQPLPLLYGAVDRAASIEMVQRLLAAGAEPNDGESLYHATEQSDRRILAALVQAGARWTGTNALLRQLDFEDPAGLAQALALGADPNEAGPGGSTPLHHAISRCRSADCLRLLLEAGADVKARDGTGRTVAEHALRLGERHLLPLLQAHGARLSDEFAHVAAVPQNRAAFLAACAAADEAGASAYLAQHPQAIEELDEADLRLLPDQAQRGAHAAVALMLALGWPVACRGDWGASALNQAAFRGDVGLVRLLIQHGAHWDERNGFGGNALGSCLHAAENMPAPGGDYAGVVEALVAQGAPRPDSPVLP, encoded by the coding sequence ATGAGCCAATCTTTGCCCTCACGCCCGGATCTGGGCCAACTGCGCCGTCAAGCCCGCGAGTTATTGCGCGCCTGGCAAGCCGGCGATCACTTGGCGCTACAGCGCGCCGCCCCTTATCACCTGCCTGCGCCGCCGCGCCTCAGTCAAGCCCATTTGGTGCTGGCCCGCGAACACGGCTTTGCCAGTTGGCCGCAACTCATCAAAGCCGTGGAGCAGCGCCCGCAGTTGGATGAGGCGGTCTGGCTGGCGCAGTTGTTGAACTTGGCCATCGGGGAGGGGTTTACTCGCCCGCAGCCCGAGCGTGCCCAGGCCTGGCTGGGTCAAGACCACAGGCCTAGTTTGCAGACCGCCTTGCTGACCGGCGACCTTGCCGCGCTGCGCCAACTCCTCAAGCCGGCCCAGCTGCTGCAGCCCGTGGCGCCACTGCAGGCGCCGCCCATTGCGTGGGTGTGCTTCTCCTCGCTGGCGCGGCTGCCGGTTTACCGCCCCGGTTTGCTGGCTTGCCTGGATTGGCTGTTGGCGCAAGGGGCAGACGCGAATGCCGGCGTGCTGGATCCGGAGGCCGGCGAGCAGCCACTGCCTCTGCTCTACGGTGCCGTGGACCGGGCCGCCAGCATTGAGATGGTGCAGCGCTTGTTGGCGGCCGGGGCCGAGCCCAACGATGGCGAATCGCTCTATCACGCTACCGAGCAGAGCGACCGCCGCATTCTGGCCGCCCTGGTGCAAGCGGGGGCGCGCTGGACTGGCACCAATGCCTTGCTGCGTCAGCTGGACTTTGAAGACCCTGCCGGCTTGGCTCAGGCGCTGGCGCTGGGCGCCGACCCGAACGAGGCCGGCCCTGGCGGCAGCACGCCACTGCATCACGCCATTAGCCGTTGCCGTTCGGCAGACTGCCTGCGGCTCTTGCTGGAGGCCGGCGCTGACGTTAAGGCCCGCGACGGCACGGGGCGCACGGTGGCGGAACATGCTTTGCGTCTGGGCGAGCGTCATTTGCTGCCACTCTTGCAGGCCCATGGCGCGCGACTGAGTGATGAGTTCGCGCACGTAGCTGCGGTGCCACAGAACCGCGCCGCCTTCTTGGCCGCCTGTGCCGCGGCTGACGAGGCCGGCGCCAGCGCCTATTTGGCCCAGCATCCGCAGGCCATCGAGGAACTGGATGAGGCCGATCTGCGCCTGCTGCCAGATCAAGCGCAGCGCGGCGCCCATGCCGCCGTCGCACTGATGCTGGCGCTGGGTTGGCCGGTGGCTTGCCGGGGCGACTGGGGCGCCAGCGCGCTCAACCAGGCGGCTTTTCGCGGTGACGTCGGCCTCGTGCGCCTGCTGATCCAGCATGGCGCGCACTGGGATGAGCGCAATGGCTTCGGTGGCAATGCCCTGGGCAGCTGCCTGCATGCGGCCGAAAACATGCCCGCGCCGGGCGGCGACTACGCCGGTGTCGTGGAGGCCTTGGTGGCGCAGGGCGCGCCCAGGCCAGATTCGCCTGTGCTGCCCTGA
- a CDS encoding peptidoglycan-binding domain-containing protein has product MAYGDRVLQQGVRGDDVAELQLRLAGFRGTLLDGDFGPGTALQVKAFQRDVMRLSQPSGVVDRATFQAIDAFADRFPIDFRQLRCPCGVCDGFGQGRFKGLYMPGGKGLEQFHRYEYPGVHRLILWAARALFAYREDVKFLFSSGYRCAVENERKGRTTTNHHGKAVDIDTVLPPGMGKREDMERCNAIRGLLVEKANAQIGWLARNRKSLEPADIAPTWVHYDVREYEPAYLRDEFFCRDLAGLNRRLPIGV; this is encoded by the coding sequence ATGGCATACGGCGATCGGGTATTGCAACAAGGCGTTCGGGGCGACGATGTCGCTGAGCTGCAATTGCGCTTGGCGGGCTTTCGCGGCACGCTGTTGGACGGCGACTTCGGGCCCGGCACGGCCTTGCAAGTGAAGGCCTTTCAGCGCGATGTGATGCGGCTGAGCCAGCCCAGCGGCGTGGTGGACCGCGCGACCTTTCAGGCCATCGACGCCTTCGCTGATCGTTTTCCCATCGACTTCCGCCAGCTGCGCTGCCCTTGCGGCGTGTGTGACGGTTTCGGCCAAGGCCGCTTCAAAGGCCTGTACATGCCCGGCGGCAAGGGGCTGGAGCAGTTTCACCGCTACGAATACCCGGGCGTGCATCGCCTGATTCTGTGGGCGGCGCGGGCCTTGTTTGCCTATCGCGAGGATGTGAAGTTCCTCTTCTCCTCGGGCTACCGCTGCGCGGTGGAGAACGAGCGCAAGGGCCGCACCACCACCAACCATCATGGCAAGGCGGTGGACATCGACACGGTGCTGCCGCCAGGCATGGGCAAGCGCGAGGACATGGAGCGCTGCAATGCGATCCGTGGCCTGCTGGTTGAAAAGGCGAATGCGCAAATTGGCTGGCTGGCGCGCAACCGCAAGTCGCTGGAGCCGGCCGACATTGCGCCGACCTGGGTGCATTACGACGTGCGTGAATACGAGCCCGCCTATCTGCGCGATGAGTTCTTCTGCCGCGACTTGGCCGGGCTGAACCGCCGCCTTCCCATCGGGGTTTGA